From the genome of Streptomyces sp. NBC_01116, one region includes:
- a CDS encoding CaiB/BaiF CoA transferase family protein, with the protein MNTSPLPLDGITVVAVEQAVAAPFATRQLADLGARVIKVERPDGGDFARGYDTAARGLASHFVWCNRGKESLAVDLKDPRGLAVVRELVAGADVFVQNLAQGAAARLGLDAASLCAEHPRLVAVDISGYGAVGPYAHKRAYDMLVQCEAGLVSVTGTAEQPVKAGVPAADIAAAMYAFSGVLAALLRRATTGRGGPVEVSMLDALAEWMGHPLHQGTHGSAPPARTGLAHSVIVPYDAYATADGEQVLLSVQNDREWRRLAEQVLGRPELADDPDFATNAARTANRERTDEAVGRALAGLTGRKALAGLEAAGIACARLNTVADVAAHPQLAARDRWREVGTPVGPLRALLPPITLPGSEEARMGAVPALGEHTDALLRALGMTDEQASVLRRDGVIA; encoded by the coding sequence ATGAACACCTCGCCACTCCCCCTCGACGGCATTACCGTGGTGGCCGTCGAGCAAGCGGTCGCCGCCCCCTTCGCCACCCGGCAGCTCGCCGACCTCGGAGCGAGGGTGATCAAGGTGGAGCGCCCGGACGGCGGCGACTTCGCGCGCGGCTACGACACGGCGGCGCGCGGTCTCGCCTCGCACTTCGTGTGGTGCAACCGCGGCAAGGAGTCCCTCGCCGTCGACCTGAAGGATCCGCGCGGCCTCGCGGTGGTCCGTGAACTCGTCGCAGGGGCAGACGTGTTCGTCCAGAACCTGGCCCAGGGTGCGGCGGCCCGGCTCGGCCTCGACGCCGCCTCGCTCTGCGCGGAGCACCCGCGCCTGGTGGCGGTCGACATCTCCGGCTACGGCGCGGTGGGACCGTACGCGCACAAGCGGGCCTACGACATGCTCGTGCAGTGCGAGGCCGGCCTGGTCTCGGTGACGGGGACGGCCGAGCAGCCGGTGAAGGCGGGCGTGCCGGCGGCGGACATCGCGGCGGCGATGTACGCGTTCTCCGGGGTGCTCGCGGCGCTGCTGCGGCGGGCGACCACCGGACGGGGCGGCCCGGTGGAGGTCTCCATGCTGGACGCGCTGGCCGAGTGGATGGGCCACCCGCTGCACCAGGGGACGCACGGCTCCGCTCCCCCGGCGCGTACCGGTCTCGCGCACTCGGTGATCGTTCCGTACGACGCGTACGCGACGGCCGACGGCGAGCAGGTGCTGCTCTCGGTGCAGAACGACAGGGAGTGGCGGCGGCTGGCGGAACAGGTCCTCGGGCGGCCCGAGTTGGCCGACGACCCGGACTTCGCGACGAACGCGGCACGGACCGCGAACCGGGAGCGGACCGACGAGGCGGTGGGCCGGGCGCTGGCGGGCCTGACGGGGCGGAAGGCGCTGGCGGGTCTTGAGGCGGCGGGCATCGCCTGTGCCCGGCTGAACACGGTGGCCGATGTGGCGGCGCATCCGCAGCTCGCGGCACGGGACCGGTGGCGGGAGGTGGGGACACCGGTGGGGCCGTTGCGGGCGCTGCTGCCGCCGATCACGCTGCCGGGGAGCGAGGAAGCACGGATGGGTGCCGTACCGGCGCTGGGTGAGCACACCGATGCGCTGCTGCGAGCCCTGGGGATGACGGACGAGCAGGCATCGGTGCTGCGCCGGGACGGAGTGATCGCCTGA
- a CDS encoding SGNH/GDSL hydrolase family protein, whose protein sequence is MKMSRLVAFSSSLLLGAALALTGAGIANADSSAAAVDYVALGDSYSSGVGAGSYDGSSCKRSSRAYPALWAAANSPSSFDFAACSGARTGDVTGSQLGRLNASTDLVSISIGGNDAGFADVMTTCVLQSEATCLNRVATARSYVDSTLPGRLDSVYSAIRSKAPSAQVVVLGYPRFYQLGGGCLAGLSEKERSAINGASDHLNTATAKRAADHGFTFGDVRQAFTGHEICSGSAWLHSVNWLNIGESYHPTAAGQSGGYLSVLKSAL, encoded by the coding sequence ATGAAAATGTCCAGACTCGTGGCGTTCTCGTCCTCGCTCCTGCTCGGCGCCGCCCTCGCCCTCACCGGTGCGGGGATCGCGAACGCCGACTCGTCCGCCGCGGCGGTCGACTACGTCGCCCTCGGCGACTCGTACTCCTCCGGTGTCGGAGCGGGCAGCTACGACGGCTCCAGCTGCAAGCGCAGCAGCCGCGCCTATCCCGCCCTCTGGGCGGCCGCCAACTCCCCCTCCTCGTTCGACTTCGCCGCCTGTTCCGGCGCCCGGACCGGAGACGTCACGGGCAGTCAGCTCGGCCGGCTGAACGCCTCGACCGACCTCGTCTCGATCTCCATCGGCGGCAACGACGCGGGCTTCGCCGACGTCATGACGACCTGTGTCCTGCAGTCCGAGGCCACCTGCCTCAACCGCGTCGCCACCGCCCGCTCCTACGTCGACTCCACCCTGCCCGGCAGGCTCGACTCCGTGTACTCGGCCATACGCTCCAAGGCCCCCTCCGCGCAGGTCGTCGTCCTCGGCTACCCGCGCTTCTACCAGCTCGGCGGCGGCTGCCTCGCGGGTCTGAGCGAGAAGGAGCGCTCCGCCATCAACGGGGCGTCCGACCACCTCAACACGGCCACCGCCAAGCGGGCCGCGGACCACGGCTTCACGTTCGGCGACGTCAGGCAGGCCTTCACCGGGCACGAGATCTGCTCGGGCAGCGCCTGGCTGCACAGCGTGAACTGGCTCAACATCGGCGAGTCCTACCACCCCACCGCCGCCGGACAGTCGGGCGGCTACCTCTCCGTTCTCAAGTCCGCCCTCTGA
- a CDS encoding DUF5925 domain-containing protein — MPDSPESALPIRLTVDDSDSPSDVVDALFLGRFATGEQPYAHSSSLDRVKAGATLLPPDATVLRAARDDDRSATLAEGEGWTLLASRWNRGADVTVTATSEELARRVLGLATEGAQDEPEPQPDNVTMGFWYVSPRRGPYRTTRLITAGSWDEVRPNYTAPVAEAMGRLMKVTPDDIAGRLLLLHGPPGTGKTSALRTLARSWRDWCQVDCVLDPERLFNDVGYLMDIAIGEDDGTAKGRWRLLLLEDCDELIRGEAKHTAGQALSRLLNLTDGLLGQGRNVLVGVTTNEDLERLHPAVVRPGRCLARIEVGPLTRQESVAWLGTDEGVSREGNSLAELYALRRGIGPASVPKQDAGPDAGLYL, encoded by the coding sequence ATGCCCGACTCCCCCGAATCCGCTCTGCCGATCCGGCTCACCGTCGACGACAGCGATTCACCGTCCGATGTCGTCGACGCTCTCTTCCTCGGCCGCTTCGCGACGGGCGAGCAGCCGTACGCGCACAGCTCCTCCCTCGACCGGGTCAAGGCCGGGGCGACGCTGCTGCCGCCGGACGCAACGGTGCTGCGGGCCGCCCGCGACGACGACCGCAGCGCCACGCTCGCGGAGGGCGAGGGCTGGACCCTGCTGGCCTCCCGGTGGAACCGGGGCGCGGACGTCACCGTCACCGCGACCAGCGAGGAACTGGCCAGGAGGGTCCTCGGCCTGGCCACCGAGGGCGCGCAGGACGAGCCGGAGCCCCAGCCCGACAACGTGACCATGGGCTTCTGGTACGTCTCCCCGCGCCGCGGCCCGTACCGCACCACCCGCCTTATCACCGCCGGAAGCTGGGACGAGGTCCGCCCCAACTACACCGCCCCGGTGGCCGAGGCGATGGGCCGGCTGATGAAGGTGACGCCGGACGACATCGCGGGCCGGCTGCTCCTGCTGCACGGCCCGCCCGGCACCGGCAAGACATCGGCGCTGCGCACCCTGGCCCGGTCCTGGCGCGACTGGTGCCAGGTCGACTGCGTGCTGGACCCCGAGCGGCTCTTCAACGACGTCGGCTATCTGATGGACATCGCGATCGGTGAGGACGACGGCACGGCGAAGGGGCGGTGGCGGCTGCTGCTCCTGGAGGACTGCGACGAGCTGATCCGCGGCGAGGCCAAGCACACGGCGGGCCAGGCCCTGTCCCGGCTGCTGAACCTGACGGACGGTCTGCTGGGGCAGGGCCGCAACGTGCTGGTCGGGGTCACCACCAATGAGGACCTGGAGCGGCTGCACCCGGCGGTCGTGCGCCCCGGCCGCTGCCTGGCCAGGATCGAGGTCGGCCCGCTGACCCGTCAGGAGTCGGTGGCCTGGCTGGGTACGGACGAAGGGGTGAGCCGGGAGGGCAACTCCCTCGCCGAGCTGTACGCGCTGCGCCGGGGCATCGGCCCCGCGTCGGTGCCGAAGCAGGACGCGGGGCCGGACGCCGGGCTCTACCTCTGA
- a CDS encoding GntR family transcriptional regulator: MTDKIVLDPDSGIAPYEQLRTQLSGLARSGALPVGHRLPTVRGFAEELGLAANTVAKAYRALEADGVIETRGRNGTFVAAAGGAAEQRAATAAQVYAETAERLGLTRQQALSLAEDAVRAAYGD; encoded by the coding sequence GTGACTGACAAGATCGTCCTCGACCCGGACTCCGGCATCGCGCCGTACGAGCAACTGCGCACCCAGCTCTCCGGACTGGCCCGTTCCGGCGCGCTCCCCGTCGGCCACCGGCTCCCGACCGTACGCGGCTTCGCCGAGGAGCTGGGCCTCGCCGCCAACACCGTCGCCAAGGCCTACCGGGCCCTGGAGGCGGACGGGGTGATCGAGACCCGGGGCCGCAACGGAACCTTCGTCGCGGCCGCCGGGGGAGCGGCCGAACAGCGGGCCGCGACCGCCGCGCAGGTGTACGCGGAGACCGCCGAGCGGCTCGGCCTCACCCGGCAGCAGGCCCTGTCGCTGGCCGAGGACGCGGTGCGCGCGGCGTACGGGGACTGA
- a CDS encoding N-acetyltransferase family protein gives MTVIVRDFRPSDAEAWTRARRASVPWMVATPEQVVHDLAHAHPDRHYRLLVAEEDGEIIATAQAGIAYDSPEPGQGYFTPQTLPGRTNRGAGSLLLRTAEEHLAQAGATVLYAWVLDNPESLEFARKRGYRARRSAHFQHLDLAGGALPPRQEPPAGVELRAGSDFADDPRPLFEADVEVTADEPGDITSELDDYEDWLTNIWRHPAFDQGLTSVALVDGEVAAFSAATTDGARTYLSAMTGTLRDFRGRGLAKLAKNDSLHRARAAGYTDAYTSNDTGNGPMLAVNQWFGYQVCATEVRHVRTL, from the coding sequence ATGACTGTGATCGTGCGCGATTTCCGGCCGTCCGACGCGGAGGCGTGGACCCGTGCCCGCAGGGCCTCGGTCCCCTGGATGGTGGCCACCCCCGAACAGGTCGTCCACGATCTGGCCCACGCCCATCCGGACCGTCACTACCGGCTGCTGGTCGCCGAGGAGGACGGCGAGATCATCGCCACGGCGCAGGCGGGCATCGCCTACGACAGTCCCGAGCCGGGGCAGGGGTACTTCACACCGCAGACGCTTCCCGGCCGGACGAACCGCGGCGCGGGCTCGCTGCTGCTGCGCACGGCGGAGGAGCACCTGGCCCAGGCCGGGGCCACGGTCCTGTACGCGTGGGTCCTGGACAACCCGGAGAGCCTGGAGTTCGCCCGCAAGCGGGGCTACCGGGCCAGGCGCTCCGCGCACTTCCAGCACCTCGACCTCGCGGGCGGGGCCCTGCCGCCGCGTCAGGAACCGCCGGCGGGCGTCGAGCTGCGGGCCGGCTCGGACTTCGCCGACGATCCCCGGCCGCTGTTCGAGGCTGACGTCGAGGTGACGGCCGACGAGCCGGGCGACATCACCTCCGAGCTGGACGACTACGAGGACTGGCTGACGAACATCTGGCGGCACCCTGCCTTCGACCAGGGGCTCACCTCGGTGGCGCTGGTCGACGGCGAGGTGGCGGCGTTCAGCGCGGCCACCACCGACGGCGCGCGGACGTATCTGAGCGCCATGACCGGCACCTTGCGGGACTTCCGGGGGCGGGGTCTGGCGAAGCTGGCGAAGAACGACTCGCTGCACCGGGCGCGGGCGGCCGGATACACGGACGCGTACACCTCCAACGACACCGGCAACGGCCCGATGCTGGCCGTCAACCAGTGGTTCGGGTACCAGGTCTGCGCGACGGAGGTCCGCCATGTCCGCACCCTCTGA
- a CDS encoding DUF402 domain-containing protein: MSAPSEPRAGRTKGLVVDLSKAGRTKIRYPAELVRDDGVRVTVRAPWAAPGARDFGFVRFEPGDVLTEHYWRDRWFAVKEVRTGDGRLKGWYCDITRPAVLADGVLRVEDLDLDLWVSADGATVLRLDEDEFAASGLAGRDPAAAGAAARALDELEDLARTDGLTALLD, translated from the coding sequence ATGTCCGCACCCTCTGAGCCCCGCGCCGGCCGCACGAAGGGCCTGGTCGTCGACCTGTCCAAGGCGGGCCGCACCAAGATCAGGTATCCGGCGGAGCTGGTCCGGGACGACGGAGTCCGCGTCACGGTCCGGGCGCCGTGGGCCGCTCCGGGGGCGCGGGACTTCGGCTTCGTCCGGTTCGAGCCGGGCGACGTCCTGACCGAGCACTACTGGCGGGACCGGTGGTTCGCGGTGAAGGAGGTCCGCACCGGGGACGGCAGGCTCAAGGGCTGGTACTGCGACATCACGCGGCCCGCCGTGCTCGCGGACGGGGTGCTGAGGGTCGAGGACCTGGACCTGGACCTGTGGGTGTCGGCCGACGGCGCGACGGTCCTGCGGCTGGACGAGGACGAGTTCGCGGCGAGCGGCCTGGCCGGACGCGATCCGGCGGCGGCCGGAGCGGCGGCCCGGGCCCTGGACGAGCTGGAGGACCTGGCCCGGACGGACGGGCTGACCGCGCTCCTCGACTGA
- a CDS encoding trifunctional class I SAM-dependent methyltransferase/NUDIX hydrolase/VOC family protein: protein MTTIDWDAAAGSFDEEPDHGLLDPAVRDAWAGRLESWLPGTRAEVLDLGCGTGSLSLLAVGQGHRVTAVDRAPRMADLARAKLAGTGAEVLVGDAARPPVGERLFDVVVARHVVWLLPDPAAALKHWFGLLKPGGRLVLVEGVWGGAGLSATTLTALLSAHTERIHHEDLVPDSRLWGRQVHDERYALVARAMPTHRHTEVVDVHLILRRGPDVLLARRSGTGYADGLLHMPSGHAEDGEDVREAMVREAAEEIGLDLEPEELKVALVMQHRGPGGGARMGWFFVAEHDPARPPRNAEPEKCSELDWFPLAALPDDMVAYCRAGLDGYRAGEHFMIHWHRDGEPIAYVPGGPRTAVPLPAAEETTGRVHHIELWVADLAEAERGWGWLLGRLGHVPYQRWAHGRSWRRGDTYVVVERSPDLAAGGHDRRRPGLNHLAFHVADRAALDALVAGAPAYGWRLLFPDRHPYAGGEGHHAAYLEDPAGYEVELVADSRPRP from the coding sequence ATGACCACGATCGACTGGGACGCGGCTGCCGGATCCTTCGACGAGGAGCCCGACCACGGGCTCCTCGACCCCGCGGTGCGCGACGCCTGGGCCGGGCGGCTGGAGAGCTGGCTGCCCGGCACCCGCGCCGAGGTGCTGGACCTGGGGTGCGGCACCGGCAGCCTCTCCCTGCTCGCCGTGGGCCAGGGCCACCGCGTCACCGCCGTCGACCGCGCGCCCCGCATGGCCGACCTGGCCCGCGCCAAGCTCGCCGGGACCGGTGCGGAGGTCCTCGTCGGGGACGCCGCCCGGCCCCCGGTCGGGGAGCGGCTGTTCGACGTCGTCGTGGCCCGGCACGTCGTCTGGCTGCTGCCCGACCCGGCGGCGGCCCTGAAGCACTGGTTCGGCCTGCTGAAGCCGGGCGGGCGGCTCGTGCTCGTCGAGGGGGTGTGGGGCGGCGCCGGCCTGTCCGCCACCACGCTCACCGCCCTGCTCTCCGCGCACACCGAGCGCATCCACCACGAGGACCTGGTCCCCGACTCCCGGCTGTGGGGCAGGCAGGTCCACGACGAGCGCTACGCACTGGTCGCCCGCGCGATGCCGACGCACCGGCACACCGAGGTCGTCGACGTCCATCTGATCCTGCGGCGCGGCCCGGACGTCCTGCTGGCCCGCCGCTCCGGAACGGGGTACGCGGACGGACTGCTCCACATGCCCTCCGGCCACGCGGAGGACGGCGAGGACGTCCGCGAGGCGATGGTCCGGGAGGCTGCCGAGGAGATCGGCCTCGATCTGGAGCCCGAGGAGCTGAAGGTGGCCCTCGTGATGCAGCACCGGGGACCCGGCGGCGGCGCGCGCATGGGCTGGTTCTTCGTCGCGGAGCACGACCCGGCCCGCCCGCCGCGCAACGCCGAGCCGGAGAAGTGCTCCGAGCTGGACTGGTTCCCGCTGGCCGCCCTGCCGGACGACATGGTCGCGTACTGCCGCGCGGGCCTGGACGGATACCGGGCGGGCGAGCACTTCATGATCCACTGGCACCGGGACGGGGAGCCGATCGCGTATGTGCCGGGAGGCCCCCGCACGGCCGTCCCGCTGCCCGCAGCCGAGGAGACCACCGGGAGGGTGCACCACATCGAGCTGTGGGTGGCTGACCTGGCGGAGGCGGAGCGCGGCTGGGGCTGGCTGCTGGGCCGGCTCGGCCATGTCCCGTACCAGCGCTGGGCCCACGGCCGCAGTTGGCGGCGCGGTGACACGTACGTCGTGGTGGAGCGGTCGCCCGACCTGGCCGCCGGCGGCCACGACCGCCGCCGCCCCGGCCTCAACCACCTGGCGTTCCACGTCGCGGACCGGGCCGCCCTCGACGCCCTGGTCGCCGGGGCCCCGGCGTACGGATGGCGGCTGCTGTTCCCCGACCGCCATCCGTACGCGGGCGGCGAGGGGCATCACGCCGCCTATCTGGAGGACCCGGCGGGGTACGAGGTGGAGCTCGTCGCCGACTCCCGGCCCCGCCCCTGA
- a CDS encoding tripartite tricarboxylate transporter permease, translating into MDSLNSLIDGFGTALTPMNLLWAAIGVLLGTAIGVLPGIGPAMAVALLLPVTYGLDPTGAFIMFAGIYYGAMFGGSTTSILLNTPGESAAVVAAIEGNPMAKGGRGAQALAAAAIGHFAGGMIGTILLVVLAPTVASLAIGIGAPDYFAIMVLAFIAVTSVLGASRIRGIASLLIGLTIGLVGLDQMTGQQRLTFGSLQLADGVDVVIVAVGLFAIGEALWVAAHLRRSTGKPIPVGRPWLGRADLKRTWKPWLRGPVIGFPFGAIPAGGAEIPTFLSYVTEKRLSKHRDQFGKGAIEGVAGPEAAASASAAGTLVSMLTLGLPTTAVAAVMLAAFQQYGIQPGPLLFEREPELVWGLIASLFVGMVLLLALNLPLAPVWAKLLRIPRPYLYAGILFFAAVGAYAVGGESLDLVILLIIGLIGFGMRRYGLPVLPAVIGVILGPAAEQQLRRALQISDGSVSGLVNTPFSVTVYAIVVLIVAWPLIGRLVLRRRGGRKTAEESRTVGGG; encoded by the coding sequence ATGGATTCCCTCAACTCCCTCATCGACGGCTTCGGTACCGCGCTCACCCCGATGAACCTGCTCTGGGCCGCGATCGGCGTGCTGCTCGGCACCGCGATCGGCGTGCTCCCCGGCATCGGCCCGGCGATGGCCGTGGCGCTGCTGCTCCCGGTGACGTACGGACTCGATCCGACCGGCGCGTTCATCATGTTCGCCGGGATCTACTACGGCGCGATGTTCGGCGGCTCCACCACCTCGATCCTCCTCAACACCCCCGGGGAGAGCGCGGCCGTGGTCGCCGCGATCGAGGGCAACCCGATGGCGAAGGGCGGACGCGGCGCCCAGGCGCTCGCCGCCGCCGCGATCGGTCACTTCGCGGGCGGCATGATCGGCACGATCCTGCTGGTCGTCCTCGCCCCGACCGTCGCCTCCCTCGCCATCGGCATCGGAGCCCCCGACTACTTCGCCATCATGGTGCTGGCCTTCATCGCCGTCACCTCCGTCCTCGGCGCCTCCCGCATCCGCGGCATCGCCTCGCTCCTCATCGGCCTCACCATCGGGCTGGTCGGCCTCGACCAGATGACCGGCCAGCAGCGCCTCACCTTCGGCTCGCTCCAACTGGCCGACGGCGTCGACGTGGTCATCGTCGCGGTCGGACTCTTCGCGATCGGCGAAGCGCTCTGGGTCGCCGCCCATCTGCGCCGCTCCACCGGAAAGCCGATACCCGTCGGCAGACCGTGGCTCGGCCGCGCCGACCTGAAGCGCACCTGGAAGCCCTGGCTGCGCGGTCCCGTCATCGGCTTCCCCTTCGGGGCGATCCCGGCGGGCGGTGCGGAGATCCCCACCTTCCTCAGCTACGTCACCGAGAAGCGGCTCTCCAAGCACCGCGACCAGTTCGGCAAGGGAGCCATCGAAGGCGTCGCCGGACCCGAGGCCGCCGCCTCCGCCTCCGCCGCCGGAACGCTCGTCTCGATGCTCACGCTCGGACTGCCCACCACCGCCGTCGCCGCCGTGATGCTGGCCGCCTTCCAGCAGTACGGGATCCAGCCGGGGCCCCTGCTGTTCGAACGCGAACCGGAGCTGGTCTGGGGCCTCATCGCCTCGCTCTTCGTCGGCATGGTGCTGCTGCTCGCCCTCAACCTGCCGCTCGCCCCGGTCTGGGCGAAGCTCCTGCGGATCCCGCGCCCCTATCTGTACGCGGGCATCCTCTTCTTCGCCGCGGTCGGCGCGTACGCGGTCGGCGGCGAGTCCCTCGACCTGGTGATCCTCCTGATCATCGGGCTGATCGGATTCGGCATGCGGCGCTACGGGCTGCCGGTGCTGCCCGCCGTCATCGGGGTGATCCTCGGCCCGGCCGCCGAACAGCAGTTGCGCCGAGCGCTCCAGATCAGCGACGGGAGTGTGTCCGGACTGGTCAACACCCCGTTCTCCGTCACCGTCTACGCGATCGTGGTGCTGATCGTGGCGTGGCCGCTGATCGGCCGCCTGGTCCTGCGGCGGCGCGGTGGCCGGAAAACGGCAGAGGAGTCCCGCACGGTCGGTGGCGGCTGA